The following coding sequences lie in one Mycobacterium sp. Z3061 genomic window:
- a CDS encoding 3-oxoacyl-[acyl-carrier-protein] synthase III C-terminal domain-containing protein, with amino-acid sequence MTVTTYSGSAHHAGRHHDDSPRIAGTAVAFPPHRHNQEEVARELTRVTGPEFMRFARTAGVDERNLALPLSRYPELSGFTEANNAYIEVATEIGERAILSALATADIEPREVDAIIVVSSTGMAVPTLDARLIPRVGLRPDVKRIPLFGLGCVAGAAGMARLHDYLRGFPGDVAVLLSVELCSLTLQRDDVSIPALIGVCLFGDGAAAVVATGAGRSLLGDSMIRDPRILATRSRVIPDTIGVMGWDITSNGFGLVMGREVPQMADNYLRGEVDDFLTENGLSIDDISEWVCHPGGPKVLDSIEKALGLPPEAVGHSRDSMRENGNISSASVLDVLCRTVADPPSAGSYGVMMAMGPGFSFELLLLSW; translated from the coding sequence ATGACCGTAACAACGTATTCCGGGTCGGCTCATCATGCCGGCCGACACCATGACGACTCACCCCGAATCGCCGGTACCGCAGTGGCTTTCCCGCCGCACCGGCACAATCAGGAGGAAGTCGCACGCGAACTCACCCGGGTGACCGGGCCGGAGTTCATGCGCTTTGCCCGCACGGCCGGAGTCGACGAACGAAACCTGGCCCTGCCGCTGTCGCGGTACCCGGAGCTCAGCGGTTTCACCGAAGCCAACAATGCCTACATCGAGGTAGCCACCGAAATCGGTGAGCGAGCGATACTTTCGGCCCTGGCTACAGCAGATATCGAACCACGCGAGGTGGATGCCATCATCGTTGTCTCCAGTACCGGGATGGCGGTGCCGACACTGGACGCGCGACTGATCCCGCGGGTGGGACTGCGCCCCGATGTCAAACGAATCCCGTTGTTCGGGCTGGGCTGCGTGGCGGGTGCTGCGGGAATGGCCCGCTTGCATGACTATCTCCGCGGGTTTCCCGGCGACGTGGCGGTGCTGCTGTCGGTGGAGCTGTGTTCACTGACGCTGCAGCGTGACGACGTCTCCATCCCGGCGCTGATCGGGGTGTGCTTGTTCGGAGACGGCGCCGCGGCTGTCGTAGCCACCGGAGCTGGTCGTAGTCTCCTTGGCGACAGCATGATTCGCGATCCGCGGATCTTGGCGACGCGCAGCCGGGTGATTCCGGACACCATCGGCGTGATGGGTTGGGATATCACCTCCAACGGATTTGGGCTGGTGATGGGCCGGGAGGTCCCGCAAATGGCCGACAACTACCTGCGTGGCGAGGTTGACGACTTCCTCACCGAGAACGGTTTGTCGATCGACGACATCTCGGAATGGGTGTGCCATCCCGGCGGCCCCAAAGTGCTCGACTCCATCGAGAAAGCACTGGGGCTACCTCCGGAGGCGGTAGGGCACAGCCGCGACTCCATGCGCGAGAACGGGAACATCTCCTCGGCGTCGGTTCTCGACGTCCTGTGCCGGACGGTTGCCGACCCGCCATCCGCGGGTTCCTACGGAGTGATGATGGCGATGGGGCCCGGTTTCAGCTTCGAACTGCTGCTACTGAGCTGGTGA
- a CDS encoding isoprenylcysteine carboxyl methyltransferase family protein, with protein sequence MYYFCFVGAVGVERIVELVVARRNAAWSIGQGGKEFGQGHYPVMVGMHTLILIACVTEVGALHRPFIPWLGWPMVAIVLLSTIVRWRCVTVLGKRWNPRLIVIPGAALVTGGPYRWLRHPNYAAVAAEVAALPLVHTAWLTAIAFSIANALVLTVRIRAENAVLGYA encoded by the coding sequence ATGTATTACTTCTGCTTCGTCGGTGCCGTGGGTGTGGAACGTATTGTCGAACTGGTCGTTGCCCGGCGCAACGCCGCATGGTCAATTGGTCAGGGCGGCAAAGAGTTCGGTCAGGGTCACTACCCGGTGATGGTTGGCATGCACACGCTCATCCTCATTGCCTGCGTCACCGAAGTCGGGGCCCTGCACCGGCCGTTCATACCCTGGCTGGGCTGGCCGATGGTCGCGATCGTGCTGCTCAGCACCATTGTTCGCTGGCGGTGCGTCACCGTGCTCGGCAAACGTTGGAACCCAAGGCTTATCGTGATTCCGGGGGCCGCACTGGTCACCGGTGGACCGTACCGCTGGCTTCGCCATCCCAACTACGCCGCGGTTGCCGCGGAAGTCGCCGCGCTGCCCCTGGTGCACACGGCGTGGTTGACTGCGATCGCGTTCAGCATCGCCAACGCCTTGGTGCTCACTGTCCGAATCCGCGCGGAGAACGCCGTGTTGGGCTATGCCTGA